The genomic window CAATTTTATCAGGGGGTTTTTGCTTTTTTATAATTTTTTGTTCTACTTCTTCTGAATAGAATTAAGAATGAATTATCGAGACACAGAATTTTGGACAGCCCTTAAGTAAATATATATTTCTTATGTATGATTTTTGTTGTAAAAACTTATTTTAATGTTATTTTTATAAGCGTTTTCCTTGGTTTTTATAACCTTTTATTGAAATTATGTTTGTTGATATTAAATATTTTGTTTTATTATTTATTTTCCAAATAAAATGATAATTAAATTGTCGTTGCTTTTCATTAAAAATTATTTAAACCTTTTCCTGCCTAACAAAACTTTATGCGTCCCTGACTGCCTTAATACTTATTCAAATCTTTACCTACCTAACAAAACTTTATTCGTCCTAAGAGGTTATTAACCTTACTTCTTAAAATTTTTCTTGCGATATTTTTGAATAACTTTTTTAACATCTTCTTTTCTTTGCTTTTTATAACCTGGTTTAATTGGTCGAGAATGATAATTCGAGATAACTTTTTGTAAATCATTTACTGACTCTTTTGGAATATTTTTAATAACTTTCTTTGCTGATTTCTTAACTTTTTCATTTCATAATGTAAAATTAATTCCCTTTTTAGTTAAATATGCAATTCCTTTTTTATCTGATGAATCATAAAATAAGTAAGAATATCCATGATATTTTCCTCTACCTGTTCTTCCTGCGCGATGAAAATAATATGTTAAATCATACGGTAAATTTAATGAAATAACATGTGAAACTCCTGGTAAATCAATACCCCTTGAAGCAATATCAGAACAAACAACAAATTTAAATTCAAGACTATTAATTCGTTTTAGCATTTTAATGCGTTCACGAGATTTTAAACTACTATGAATTTGTCCGACTTTAATATTTTGTTCTTGTAACAAATCAAGAGCTTGGTCCATATTTTCTTTTTTATTAACAAAAATTAAACATAAAAATGGATCCATTGTCATTAAGAGATTTTTCAAAATTTCAATTCGATTACGATATCGAGTTTTAACTAAAAAATGTTCAATATTTGTTTGAATTTTATAATCACTTAAATCAAGAATTATCGTATTTTTTAAATATTTTTTTAAAAAATTTTGTAATTCATTATTAATAGTTGCCGAAAATACCATAAATTGTGTATTTGAAACAAGTTTTGATAATAAAAAATCTACTTCATTAACAAAATCTAAATCAAAAATCATATCTACTTCATCCAAAACAACCATCTTACTAGTAATTAAAGCTAACACTTGTTCATCAATCATTCGCTTCAATCTTGTTGGCGTTCCAATAACTAAATGCGGATAATTAGTACTAAACTTTTGCTTTTGTTGCTCTAAATCTTGACCACCAATTAAATTAGCAATTTTCAAATTAGGATTATTTTTAATAAATTTTTGACTAACATTATATATTTGTACCGCTAACTCTCTTGTTGGTACGATTATGATCGCTTGCGTCTTGTTAATTGTTGGATTAATTTTACTTAAAATTGTTAATAAATAACCAACAGTTTTTCCAGTTCCTGTATTGGCACTAACAATAACATTTTGTCCCTTAAACATTAAAGGCAACATCTTCTTTTGAATATTTGTTGGAGCAACAAATTTTAATGAATCAATTGTTGCTAACACTTCATTACTTAAACCAATATCTTGAAATCTCATTACTACCACCCCTAAATAGTTTTAATAAAACTATTGTTTTTTTAAAATCAGAGGTAATTATACCACAAAATAAAACCGCAGAGAATTTGCTCTACCTATCCGGTCGCATTTAGTTTTCTTAGGTATTGTTTTGAAGAAGTAAAACAATCAGATAACTATATTATTTAATTACTAAACTAACCATACCTTTCTTGTTATTGTCATTTTCATTCATCATGATTTTATCATATTATTAAATTTTTACACAATAAAAAATTTTAAATTTTCACTAATATATATTAATTTATATTTTTACTTAACTTAAATGTATTATATTTATTTGTGAATTTACAATATTACCTTTGCTGATTTAACTATCATCATTTTTATTATTATATTTATTTCATAATGAATTTTTATATATTTCTTTTCTGATTTCTATTTCTGAATTAATATTTTCATTAATGTAATGTAATACATTTAATTTGTTTAAATTTGCCATTCTTAAATGTAATAGGTTATTCAAATTCTTATGATGATATATTTTTGCTTTATATCCTAATTGTTGTTTTACTAAATGCGATACATCACTTTCGATGCCGCAACCGATATTTCATTCTAAATTTTGATGATGAATACCTTGCTTATTATTACTGAAATAATTACTCGCCTTTTTTAAATTTGTTTTAATATCTTTATTTAACTCATTTTTAGCAACATTACGAATGTTTTTCACTAATTCTTGATGGATTTCCGTCTTTATATAATTTAATTCAACTATTTAGTGTTACTTTGCGATTTTCAAAAATAATATTAAATGCCGTTTGTTTTAACTTTTTAATAGCATGATAACCATCTAAAATATATCTAACATTACCAAAACTATTGGCAATTTCTGGACGCATAAAGTTTTGTTATGTGGGAAAAGATTTGAATAAGTATTAAGGCAGTCAGCAATGATTGTCTTTTTATTTTATAAGATGTTAAAAATTTGTTCTTTGAAAATTAAATACAAGTGAATTAATAATGTTTGGTATGTATTAAAGCACGATAAATTGTTGGTGGTCGCCCATAACCAAAAGAAGTTTTTACCAGTTAATAGATAACACCCTATTCTATTAGCTATATCAATTTGTTTCATTTTGCAATAAAAAAATGAATGGGTGGATTTCCTAAAAATATACACGCTATTAAATTAGTTCCAAGGGTAGATGGCAGGATGCGGATGTTAAAGTGTAAAAATTTCTATATGGGGGTATGCTAAGTTTAAAATTATTAAAATCTTTATCTAATTAAAAAACAAAATTTACTAACAAAGCTTATTAAACACTTAAATCTGCAATATATAAGTGTTTAAAAAACTAAGTTAGTTAACTTAGTTAACTAACAACTTAGTTTATTTATAAGAAAGGTAATTTATTATGAAAAACATTGAAAACATTTTCTTAAATACTAAAAAATAT from Spiroplasma endosymbiont of Agriotes lineatus includes these protein-coding regions:
- a CDS encoding DEAD/DEAH box helicase, whose protein sequence is MRFQDIGLSNEVLATIDSLKFVAPTNIQKKMLPLMFKGQNVIVSANTGTGKTVGYLLTILSKINPTINKTQAIIIVPTRELAVQIYNVSQKFIKNNPNLKIANLIGGQDLEQQKQKFSTNYPHLVIGTPTRLKRMIDEQVLALITSKMVVLDEVDMIFDLDFVNEVDFLLSKLVSNTQFMVFSATINNELQNFLKKYLKNTIILDLSDYKIQTNIEHFLVKTRYRNRIEILKNLLMTMDPFLCLIFVNKKENMDQALDLLQEQNIKVGQIHSSLKSRERIKMLKRINSLEFKFVVCSDIASRGIDLPGVSHVISLNLPYDLTYYFHRAGRTGRGKYHGYSYLFYDSSDKKGIAYLTKKGINFTLWNEKVKKSAKKVIKNIPKESVNDLQKVISNYHSRPIKPGYKKQRKEDVKKVIQKYRKKNFKK